The nucleotide sequence CAAGTCATAATAAGCACGGGGCAGAGAAAAAGGAGGAAAAAGGTCTAATGTGTCATAAAATCATTGGCGTTTACCATTATTTCCTCTGATGAAAGCATCCCCATACTTGTTTTTCAGCTGACCATTGACATACTCCTCTGTTTGCTCCATTGCAATATTCATATATCCATCCAGACACGCTAGAATACCTACAAAACCAGGTGCTTCGGGAGTATATGAGAACCCATGAACCAACTCGTGCTAATCAGCTCTAACGAGTGGATTAATATGATACTAATAGTTCTAACAAATGCTAAATAGTTCTAAAGAAGGAACTGATAAGAATTGTAACCGACAACTACAAAGGAAGGTGGGGAAAGGAGAGGGTGACAATGACTGACGAAGGCGACGATGGACTAAGCTATGGATatattagttggttcgattgaaccaacttgctTATTCAATCAAACTAGGCTCGAACCCCGATCGAATTTCACTCGGGCGCTTACCTAAGCCTAGGCACCCAACGCCTGGGCCCAAGCGATCGCCCGAGTGGTGCTTCATCAAAATGCCttgcctcgcctcacccgagcgcttTTTAAAAACAATGGTCTCTCCTTCCACAAAATAATGAAATTCATAAAGACTGCAAAATGCATCATATACGACCATGGGATAGAGCTCCACAAAAGTAAAACTTTGGCAAACAACCAACACAAACTAATTGGAACATGAAATAAACATATTAAGATCTACCACACTATCTTAATAAGTTCAACTTATTAAGATCTATATGAACACCAAGGTCCAccacatcatcatcaacatcaacaAACCATGTAAACAACACTTTGTATGACATTGCATTTTTAACTTTCCAATCATCACACTATCATCTGAGatcgtttttaatttttttatgaaatttcCTCTAGCATACCCTTAATTGCTATTTCACTTAAGTTATAGTTCGAATTTtcatattaaattaattaattatgaaaCCATGGAAAGAAGGGTGGAgagggaagagaagaggaaggaagagggaGGGCAGCAATGAAGGGTAGCACAGAGCggagaaagggaggagaaaaCAGCTACGATAATGATTGCTGATGGCAAAAAGTGgtgaagagaggagagagaagagtGCGATGGATGCAACCACGTAGAAAGCAAAGAAGAGGAGGGAAGATAAGAAGTGAGAGAGGGCAGGACACAGAGGAAAGTGGGAGAGAAGAGGTCAGTGGAAAACTCTAGAACAAGATAGAAAGCAGAACGACATGCAGATGTATCTGACGTAAAGAGATGTGGGTGGTGGTAGAACTGGGATGTCAAGTGCCTGAACTGAGCCACTCACAGAGGTGATCCAAACCTTGAACAAGCCTCGCCTTGTCCAAGATCCATCAAAACGCTCAAGCCTTGCCTCACCTTGACCTCTTAACATCATGTTAAGAACTCCTCAATTTGTAGGTGAGAAGATATAAACGGAAGTCTTATTTTAAGGGGAACTTTAAAAAGTATTGAGGCAATAACCTTGAACACTCAGATGTTCACGATTCAGATGAAGACCACCCAATAAAATCCAAGGTTCCAAAACCTCTATGAAATGCAACTATTTACCTAGGTTACAAATGCAAAATGATGACGTTGTATAATCCTCTTTTCACTACAATAACAGTGTTTCCAAGTAGAATCTGTATTATTTCAATCCACCAGTAAAATCTTGGTTTCATCAAAGACTTTTTGAACTTCATGATCATAGAATTGCAAAGGATCAATGATCAGAGATTACAATCTTCTCATTTCTTTGTAGTTTCTATTATTGAGTAGGCACTAGTATATATACTGAGTGAATGAATAATTAAAGCTGAAAGCTAGACTCGAGGTTTTGCAGGCTCAGATATCTATTCTGATGAATAATGGTAATCAATGAACTGAGACAGGAACATGCAAGGAAAGCGATTCCAGGACAGACCAACTATAAAAGTATATTTGATAGGTAACAACTcttccaaaaaaataaataaaactcaAGCAGGGCCAGATATATTTCAAAACATTTTCTTCTGGCTTACAATCTGCTTATTGGAAAACCAAGAAAAAATCCATCTCATACCTTGAACAACAGAGACGATAAAACCTAAGAGGACATGGCCAAACTTTCTAAAGCGCAGGACCTTCTAATAGAACCTGTGTAGAGGCACAGAATCTCCAGCATCCAAATATCCTCAAGAAACTCATTCAAATAAGTAATCAACCACAACCACTCCTAATCAAAGTATAAATCAAAGAACACAAAATGTGCTATATCATCAGGATAAATAAGTGCGCAATCCTTCCATATACTGACCCAAAATCAAGGAAAAAAAGTCGCTACAAATAGGAGAAACTAAGTCCCATATGTAAGGTCAACCTAAAAGTTGGACTAATATAAACAATTATGGCAATCCATAGGATGCGGGTTGCATTGAGAACAGATCTATTTCTTAGACTATCACGGGTAATTCTTACAGATGCTGATCGCCAGTGTCTATCATCTCTCTACTTCTTCTATCGTATGTCGCTTTCCATTCAGTTCGCTGCCCCAAGGAAGAGAAGCCACACAAACCCTGACGCGTTCTCAGATCAAGACCACAAAGGTCGTTCTTAGGATCAGGACAGATCTATTTCATAGACTATCACAGGTAATTCTTACAAATGCTGATCGCCATCGAACAGCCCATCACTCTCGTTTACTTCTCCTGTTCTATGTGGTTTTCCATTCATTTCACTTCAACGACGAGAAGCCATACGAACTATGACGAGTTCTCAGGCCAAGACTACAAAGGTATAACCCGAGATTGTCTAGAACAAAGGTTATACCGAATCCACAGAAGTCGAACTAACATATGATACGATTGGGTAGAGATGTAAGCCCAACACGCAAGCAAAAGAACAAATCAACGAATCGAAGCCTCGAGTACAAGATCAGAGAGGACGGACCTCGGTAATCGACCCCCGAGTTGAGCTTGACGACGACGGGACGGCCTCGGATTGACTTGAGAAAGTCCGACGGCGTCTTCGCCGACCCGCTCCCTCCGCCGCCGACCTTCTCTCCTCCGCCGCCAGTGCTCATAGAGGCTCCCCTTCTCTTTGCCCTTTCTTTTGGTGAGAAGGGTTTACGCTCGGAACGATATATCTTTACCAAATGGCAATGTTCCATTTTAACCCCTCTTCAAACTATATATTCGATAAAAGGACTGCTTATGTTCGGGTAAAGGACGAGTGTCGAAAAAAGTAAACTTATAGGTATGTTTTCGCAAATAAATGCATCCTCGATCAATCAAAGTGATTTGTTTCTTTTTTGCCCCTTTACATATTAAATTTAGGAAAAAGGACGTTGTGGTTGGGCGTTACAACCACTTGGAAGAAAAGGGGTTGGCTGTGCAATATAAGTCCAAATAGGTAATTCTCCAAACTTCCAATAACCTAAATGGTAAGTTTGTAATCCCACTATATTAATATTTTAGGTGTagtttatcatatatttcatgtAGTTTATCATAACCTAAATGGTAAGTTTGTAATCCCACTATCATTAATGATAAACTCTCAACATTGTTCTAAGGGGCAAGTGGCAGGTGAGAGGTAATATTGAGAGTTCAATTTGAGCCGGTTCAACCTTGTTACCCTTGTCCCAAATCCTAAATGTCTTGCacctgatgaggataataatggtgATAAGACTCGGGTGATGTCAGCTGTCTCAGATGAAGCCTCACGCCTTCGATTGACCTGTCTGCACCTGGTCAATGTGGACCGAAACGCCGACCaatgcacattaacatcctgcttaGGCTTGAtcattcacgccacgccaaccgatgtcagacgctatcaggagTACGATCCTGTCCCCTGCAAGCTGGtacatcaggcaacggtaacctcccctataaatacccttgcgttCGTCAAAGGTagggggaggagaaagaaagacaAAAATCCCTTGTGACTAttaactaacttgatcgtcggaggggtcgggtcgagctctcccgacccgacctgtgtgcaggtgcgaagacggaggcctcccacTAAACGCCCAGGCGAGGAACCCCCTCCCGGAGGAAACGGTGACCCCTTCGCGATCAGACCACCGCAGTCGGCCACCTCAGCGGTCTCAAGGGACGTCCCGAAAAAATCCCCATCATTCAgatccgaaccaagccgcgtcgaccccgaggtcatggctcaaagttgtttacaccaacagcaCCTTTCTTCACATTCTTACTCTCATCTCTGACATCAAAGTGAGATTTAGGAAATCTTAAAGGAACGGTGAGTCAATCAACATCTTTCGAGATCCGTGGATTGATCACACAAATTTATTTAACCTTTGCCCCTCGATGATGATAGGTGGGTTTAGCCACCGAGCCCGCTTGGTTTAGTCACTCCCAGTGATGCTTACCATTTCATCGAGGACGAACCTGAAAACAGAGATCAGGATTGACCGGGTTGGAAAATCCTGTGGAGCCAAAAGCCAAATTTTTTCTTTGGAAGCTATATTAGAATAGGCTTCCCACTTCTGATCCACCGTCCAGCATCCTTCGCTCCCAAAAGGAGCTTTGCCCTGTCTGCAAGTTGGACGTTGACTCCCCCGAGCACATCTTCCTCACCTGCCGCATAGCCCAAATTTTATGGTCAGACATCCAGATCAAAGCCAAAGTCTCTTGCAGTTCTTTGATACTTGGGAGTTGAGCTCATGGCTTGAGGAAGGAAAGATGCTGGACAAATCTCAGTCAGTCCACTCGGGACTATATTGTTTGAGTGCGATGGCTCTCACAGCTCTTCTCTTAACTCTGCAGGAATCGGCATTATCATGAAGGACGTCAATGGAAAGGTGGCTGCAGCATGCTGTGCGACTGTTAAAGCTCACAATGCCATCGTAGCAGAAAGGGCAGCAATCCTGGAAGCCCTTAATTCTTGCCGAGCGCGAGAGGGATACTGCAAATCTTCTGCACCGACTCAACAAACATCGTTAACTATGTAAACGGCACCACAAACGCCCCTTTGGTTCCCCAAAGCCATTGTCAATAGTGTTGCTAACTTGTGTAGAGGACTGAAGGTGACCAAGTTCTGTCACATACTAAGGCAACAGAATTCCTTCTTAAGCTTTAATGCAATTTTTCCatttcaaccaaaaaaaaaaaaactcaaggaGTGATTTTTGGTAAACAAAAAACATTTTCCTATTATTTTCTGAGTTTTCGGTGCCTGTTTTGAATGCAACATAGAAGAGAAATTAGAGAAAAGTTCATTTCTCggtatttgggttcctaaaacatATATATGCGTCTGTATGTCAAAAATTATAAGTAAAATTTCACTAGGATTTCTATGAGCCCGTAAAGAAGAAGAATCAATTATAAGAGTTGAGACAAGGCGCAAATGGTGATAATACTGCTTAACATGTTAGTAATCACACAATGActatgatatgaatgcataacAAATTCCAAGGATTAAGAAACATGTTGAACTGCCAACAACTTCATTACCGTTAagacaaataaataattaagatcatCATAAGGCAAATTCCATCCAAAGAGACTCATGCAGTAGAATCTTGGTGCAAGCActatatcacacacacacacacaatctgATAATGCTATTGGCTAAATGTTATAAACGAACCTCTTAATTAGATCAACCCTTAGGAGGCAAATTCAGCACGGCTAA is from Musa acuminata AAA Group cultivar baxijiao chromosome BXJ1-6, Cavendish_Baxijiao_AAA, whole genome shotgun sequence and encodes:
- the LOC135676168 gene encoding uncharacterized protein LOC135676168, which gives rise to MSTGGGGEKVGGGGSGSAKTPSDFLKSIRGRPVVVKLNSGVDYRGILACLDGYMNIAMEQTEEYVNGQLKNKYGDAFIRGNNVLYISTSKRTIADGG